A genomic window from Bacteroidota bacterium includes:
- a CDS encoding GNAT family N-acetyltransferase translates to MSGIFLQTERLLFQEFTPSDLNLIFELDSDARVMEFIRPAITEPHQAQPGYNRIMNTRLIDNRFGNWVAVTKNTNEKIGWFCLKYIDNTDLVEVGYRLLHKHWGKGYATEGAKALIDYGFNICNLNEIVGITHPKNMRSQHVLEKCGLRFIKEWYVYETDVFYYSIKKNN, encoded by the coding sequence ATGTCAGGAATTTTCCTTCAAACAGAACGATTGTTATTTCAAGAATTCACTCCATCTGATCTCAATTTAATTTTTGAATTGGATTCAGATGCGCGCGTGATGGAATTCATTCGCCCCGCTATAACCGAACCACATCAAGCTCAGCCTGGGTATAACAGGATTATGAATACCCGATTAATTGACAACCGTTTTGGTAATTGGGTAGCAGTAACTAAAAATACGAACGAAAAAATAGGATGGTTTTGTTTGAAGTATATCGATAATACTGACTTGGTTGAAGTAGGATATCGATTACTACATAAACATTGGGGGAAAGGTTATGCAACCGAAGGTGCTAAAGCGTTAATTGATTATGGATTTAATATCTGTAACTTGAATGAAATTGTCGGCATCACGCATCCAAAAAACATGCGCTCACAACATGTATTGGAAAAATGCGGATTACGTTTTATTAAAGAATGGTATGTTTATGAAACTGATGTATTTTATTATTCTATTAAAAAGAATAACTAA
- a CDS encoding polysaccharide biosynthesis C-terminal domain-containing protein: MKRIVKSTFFITAGGTLPLLSSVVLLIPYTDNLNTADYGALAIYISFALFVQILMNYAVDSYLSVHYYDHHDDASKLKHFLSSISGIVLSIGLLFIGLFSLLGYFLFPIIFKDSGIEFFPWGFMSVLTGFFNAWFRTYVNIQVFADRPVKYFLFGLFNFVVTIAISVILIYQFPFTLVGPMWGRLLSGVLIFLLTFIYGLKEFGIKFKFNLLPEIKSYATPVVLFSLLTWVLGYINNYILTGLATTSDVGVYDFALKCTLVIEYAGLGITGAINPRIYQLWKKSDQRVSTPEENRYYHVYSALNIIIIASNILLLPFIIKLFVSNEQYYASIQYLPVLCAAFVFKGLYTMYINPILFYKKTKALPVMLIVTAIVQIVSGIIFIKLFGLWGAVWSYFLVRPIQIILLRYAAREVFTFNYNSFKLFWVPLIYVAGVITMWQIQMPENFRYGIQFALALLLISAAYRNELKDLPELLRKSN; this comes from the coding sequence TTGAAAAGAATCGTTAAATCAACCTTTTTTATTACAGCCGGCGGCACACTTCCATTGCTGTCGAGCGTGGTATTGTTAATACCCTATACAGACAATCTGAATACCGCTGATTATGGCGCTCTTGCTATATATATATCGTTTGCGTTGTTTGTGCAGATATTGATGAATTATGCGGTTGATTCCTATTTGTCGGTGCATTATTATGACCATCATGATGATGCATCTAAACTCAAACATTTTCTTAGTTCTATTTCCGGAATAGTGCTCAGTATTGGACTGCTATTCATAGGATTGTTTTCGTTGTTAGGTTATTTTTTATTTCCAATAATATTTAAAGACTCCGGCATCGAATTTTTCCCATGGGGATTTATGAGTGTGCTTACCGGCTTTTTTAATGCATGGTTTAGAACTTATGTAAATATTCAGGTATTTGCCGATCGGCCTGTAAAATATTTTTTATTCGGGTTGTTCAATTTCGTTGTAACGATTGCCATATCAGTAATTTTAATTTACCAATTCCCATTTACATTAGTAGGCCCGATGTGGGGGCGATTATTGTCAGGTGTGCTCATTTTTTTACTTACTTTTATTTATGGTTTAAAGGAATTTGGAATCAAGTTTAAATTTAACCTGCTTCCTGAAATAAAATCTTATGCAACACCTGTTGTGTTGTTTAGTTTACTTACATGGGTTCTTGGTTATATAAATAATTATATCCTCACCGGCCTTGCAACTACCAGCGATGTTGGTGTTTACGACTTTGCGCTTAAGTGTACATTAGTTATTGAGTATGCTGGGTTAGGGATTACGGGTGCAATAAATCCACGCATTTATCAGCTTTGGAAAAAAAGTGACCAGCGCGTTAGCACCCCAGAAGAAAATAGATACTACCATGTTTACAGTGCATTAAATATAATTATTATAGCTTCAAATATTTTATTGTTACCTTTTATTATTAAATTGTTTGTGAGCAACGAACAATATTATGCAAGTATTCAATATTTGCCGGTTTTATGTGCAGCATTTGTATTTAAGGGATTATATACGATGTATATCAATCCAATATTATTTTACAAAAAAACTAAGGCATTACCTGTAATGCTCATAGTAACGGCAATAGTTCAAATTGTTTCAGGAATTATTTTTATTAAACTATTCGGGTTATGGGGAGCAGTATGGAGTTATTTTCTTGTAAGGCCTATTCAAATAATTTTATTGCGATATGCAGCTCGCGAAGTTTTCACGTTTAACTACAATAGTTTTAAATTATTTTGGGTGCCATTAATTTATGTTGCCGGTGTAATAACCATGTGGCAAATTCAAATGCCCGAAAATTTCCGCTATGGTATCCAGTTTGCACTCGCTCTCCTATTAATTTCTGCAGCTTATCGGAATGAGTTAAAAGATTTGCCGGAGTTGTTAAGGAAGTCGAATTAA
- a CDS encoding glycosyltransferase family 4 protein has protein sequence MLILSVILSKIAQLSMAKNVFYTFPVYISFVRNDEALLKRHFKVKSFYFKQNPVKLPFYFVKLFLSLLFNIRKTDIYVSFFAGYSSYLPAIFAKLTKRPHLIILGGTDCVSFPEMNYGNFRKPFLGYCTRFSIKFATHLAPVDASLRECEYKYLTDQQRRQGYLEYCNNPTTPFTVINIGYDQNRFYCKEEKLANSFLTVGQMNKANFLRKGIDLIIFLANRNPHCNFTIVGDSPGMDYGIVPENVKILPFVPYEKLREIYATHRFYLQLSIMEGFPSAPCEAMLCECVPIVSSVGALPEIVGETGFILKVKDKDKLETIIQSALNSDLDFLGKAARNRIISKFPLQTRNKLIEVIEQL, from the coding sequence TTGTTAATTTTATCCGTTATTTTATCAAAAATTGCTCAGCTTTCTATGGCAAAAAATGTGTTTTATACTTTCCCTGTTTACATATCATTCGTCCGAAATGATGAGGCTTTATTAAAACGTCATTTTAAAGTGAAATCCTTTTACTTTAAACAAAATCCAGTTAAGCTACCTTTTTACTTTGTTAAGCTCTTTCTTTCGTTACTTTTCAATATCCGAAAAACTGATATTTATGTTTCCTTTTTTGCAGGATATTCCTCCTATTTGCCAGCAATATTTGCAAAATTAACTAAACGCCCTCATTTAATTATTCTTGGAGGCACAGATTGTGTATCTTTTCCTGAGATGAACTATGGTAATTTTAGAAAACCATTCTTAGGATATTGCACTAGATTTTCAATTAAATTTGCCACTCATCTTGCACCCGTGGACGCATCTCTTAGGGAATGTGAATACAAATATTTAACGGACCAACAAAGAAGACAAGGATATTTGGAATATTGTAACAATCCTACTACGCCATTCACTGTTATTAATATTGGTTATGATCAAAATCGGTTTTACTGCAAAGAAGAAAAATTGGCTAATTCATTTTTAACAGTGGGTCAAATGAACAAGGCAAATTTTTTAAGGAAAGGAATTGATTTAATCATTTTTTTAGCAAATCGGAATCCACATTGTAATTTTACAATTGTCGGTGATTCTCCCGGAATGGATTATGGTATAGTCCCTGAGAATGTAAAAATATTACCATTTGTACCTTATGAAAAGCTCCGGGAAATTTATGCTACACACCGATTTTATTTGCAACTATCCATTATGGAGGGATTCCCAAGCGCTCCGTGTGAAGCTATGTTATGTGAATGCGTGCCAATTGTATCAAGTGTTGGTGCTTTACCAGAGATAGTTGGTGAAACAGGCTTCATTTTAAAAGTTAAGGATAAGGATAAACTTGAAACCATCATCCAATCTGCCCTAAATTCAGATTTGGATTTTTTAGGTAAAGCCGCAAGGAATAGAATAATTTCAAAATTCCCGTTACAAACCAGAAATAAATTAATTGAAGTTATTGAGCAATTGTAA
- a CDS encoding T9SS type A sorting domain-containing protein — MKTFKSIIFALFAMFALNANAQSNFIGSGLMLNFDGNADNYYDLGDNYNTLNFPVTFEAWVYQEGYSLYTPVFATDSYTSGNYYGLYVRFDPTGKLIFEIGNGAGAGGAHRRGKITSTTAPLNEWIHIAIVANSITDIKFYFNGVLQACVNTDGTATNTSIPHNSNPVNLGRYATVHRSDAFIGKLDEVRLWNIARTETEIRDKMCEKLTATESGLIGYWIVDENTTDPTLEDYSVSNVNGTEIGEVVKMNSGAPIGDISVFNYTADYTGISLSLNSPGGDKLKINKIANLPYGVHLYRVNSAPASIIGLNENPNYYFGVFSADNGIDAKYTLTYTYSYSNGVATAINETDATLYKRLDGSLNSWNFQPATLTVATKRLTKKNFSGRSEFIFNIEAPNGAKMAVAEKLALNAYPQPASYFVNFNNFVPNENVQIFDLNGRTIENVRTDCDGKLMINVADYPNGIYIAKQNYYDLQQGIKFVVQH, encoded by the coding sequence ATGAAAACTTTTAAATCAATTATTTTCGCATTGTTTGCAATGTTTGCGTTAAATGCAAATGCTCAATCAAATTTTATTGGGTCTGGCTTAATGCTAAATTTCGATGGTAATGCGGATAATTATTACGATTTGGGTGATAATTATAACACGCTTAATTTTCCTGTTACTTTTGAAGCATGGGTTTATCAAGAGGGTTATTCACTTTACACCCCTGTTTTTGCAACAGATAGTTACACATCAGGTAATTATTATGGATTATATGTACGATTTGACCCTACAGGTAAATTGATTTTTGAAATTGGAAATGGAGCCGGAGCCGGTGGAGCCCATCGACGTGGAAAAATTACATCAACTACAGCACCTTTAAATGAGTGGATTCATATTGCTATTGTTGCAAACTCAATAACTGATATTAAGTTTTATTTTAATGGCGTGTTACAAGCTTGTGTAAATACAGACGGTACTGCAACAAATACTTCTATTCCTCACAATTCAAATCCGGTGAATCTTGGTCGTTATGCAACTGTGCATAGGTCAGATGCATTTATTGGAAAACTGGATGAAGTGAGACTGTGGAATATTGCCAGAACCGAAACTGAAATCAGAGACAAAATGTGTGAAAAACTTACAGCTACTGAAAGTGGATTAATTGGATATTGGATAGTTGATGAAAACACAACTGATCCGACTTTGGAAGATTATTCAGTAAGTAACGTAAACGGGACTGAAATTGGTGAAGTAGTTAAAATGAATTCAGGTGCTCCGATTGGCGATATCAGTGTATTTAATTATACAGCTGATTATACTGGAATTTCATTATCGTTAAATTCTCCTGGTGGGGATAAACTGAAAATTAATAAAATTGCTAATCTGCCATACGGCGTCCATCTTTACCGGGTAAATAGTGCTCCGGCTTCAATTATTGGATTAAACGAAAATCCTAACTATTACTTTGGTGTTTTTTCGGCAGATAATGGTATTGATGCAAAATATACACTTACTTATACCTACTCCTATAGCAATGGTGTTGCTACAGCAATAAATGAAACAGATGCTACATTGTATAAACGGTTAGATGGAAGTTTAAATAGTTGGAATTTTCAACCTGCAACTTTAACGGTGGCTACAAAAAGATTAACAAAGAAAAATTTTTCCGGAAGGAGTGAATTTATTTTTAATATTGAAGCGCCAAATGGTGCTAAGATGGCTGTTGCAGAGAAGCTCGCATTAAACGCTTATCCTCAACCCGCATCTTATTTCGTTAATTTCAATAATTTTGTTCCAAATGAGAATGTGCAAATATTTGATTTGAACGGACGGACAATAGAAAATGTGCGCACTGATTGCGATGGAAAATTAATGATTAATGTTGCTGATTATCCAAATGGAATTTATATCGCAAAACAAAATTATTACGACTTGCAGCAAGGTATAAAGTTTGTTGTGCAGCATTAA
- a CDS encoding T9SS type A sorting domain-containing protein — protein MRLFMALAFGLLVNQLNAQFIKEFYKGSAQFTSFHAIVPVSDAPTSNLYVAGTYGSQLVIGELKQNGTAVWFKKLMVNDSNYIVNSMIKDSDGNLILCGGNYIGVDDNGFGFLIKFDPVLKSLTWFQKTNENILFFDCTEMGAGGNYIVGGQDEGVGTGNQADHLSMVADRTTGALSVFTSLSTNVNENIDALLFNSATNTLYTTGRYELNPGGTSKFRICLDKIDSTGTVAWTKFYIKSTVATGRFYPKDIIQDGDALIIAGCGDDAGTNSVKNFYLLKTDLEGNVIWINKYDLAGTSNDGIFCSIKKHSSGYIVFGSLYNVTYTDILLMNTDFDGNINWAHSYPYRKKEGAFGMQMSSSLAVVGSTIFHVGEREMVDGTIRGILLRTSVATGDIGACDVNLDISKTSLVTPYQNTYVMSNATLSPTYTQPTPSIKNQSFTQVITCNVNGLIKEEEVVTSSEGSLKLYPNPTQDIITISFDLQENQTGFSIQIIDLTGKTVKQTNSSANSIELYVGDLPEGIYTVIVMGENGKEIIQFVKN, from the coding sequence ATGCGCCTCTTCATGGCATTGGCCTTTGGTTTGCTCGTAAACCAGTTAAATGCTCAATTTATTAAAGAATTTTATAAAGGTTCTGCTCAATTCACATCCTTTCATGCAATTGTGCCGGTATCTGATGCTCCTACAAGTAATCTGTATGTTGCCGGCACTTATGGCAGCCAGCTGGTGATAGGTGAGTTAAAACAAAACGGAACTGCCGTGTGGTTTAAAAAACTTATGGTAAATGATTCCAATTATATTGTTAACTCAATGATAAAAGATAGTGATGGTAACTTGATATTGTGTGGAGGTAATTATATTGGAGTTGATGACAATGGTTTTGGATTTTTGATAAAGTTTGATCCGGTATTAAAGTCATTAACATGGTTTCAGAAAACGAATGAAAATATTTTATTTTTTGATTGTACCGAAATGGGTGCAGGAGGAAATTATATTGTAGGTGGGCAGGATGAAGGTGTAGGAACCGGCAATCAGGCCGATCACCTAAGTATGGTTGCCGATCGTACAACGGGGGCATTAAGTGTTTTTACCAGTTTAAGTACGAATGTAAATGAAAACATCGATGCACTATTATTTAATAGTGCTACAAATACTTTATACACCACCGGCAGGTATGAACTTAATCCGGGTGGAACTTCCAAATTCAGAATTTGTCTGGATAAAATAGATTCAACCGGGACTGTTGCGTGGACGAAGTTTTATATAAAAAGCACCGTTGCTACAGGTAGATTTTACCCAAAAGATATTATTCAGGATGGAGATGCATTAATTATAGCAGGATGCGGAGATGATGCAGGAACTAATTCTGTTAAAAACTTTTATTTATTGAAAACCGATTTAGAAGGAAATGTAATTTGGATAAATAAATATGATTTAGCAGGAACAAGCAATGATGGCATTTTCTGTTCAATAAAAAAACATAGCAGTGGGTATATTGTTTTCGGAAGTTTATATAACGTTACTTACACGGATATTTTATTAATGAATACCGATTTTGACGGAAATATTAATTGGGCTCATTCATACCCTTATCGTAAAAAGGAAGGAGCGTTTGGAATGCAAATGTCATCTTCCTTAGCAGTTGTTGGGTCAACCATATTTCATGTAGGTGAACGCGAAATGGTTGATGGTACAATTAGGGGGATTTTATTACGGACATCTGTTGCAACCGGAGATATAGGAGCTTGTGATGTGAATTTGGATATTTCCAAAACTTCGTTAGTTACGCCATATCAGAATACTTATGTAATGTCGAACGCAACATTATCTCCAACTTATACACAACCAACGCCCTCAATTAAAAATCAATCATTTACCCAGGTAATAACCTGTAATGTTAACGGTTTAATTAAAGAGGAGGAAGTTGTGACTTCATCCGAAGGTAGCCTAAAATTATATCCAAACCCAACACAAGATATTATTACCATTTCATTTGATTTACAGGAAAATCAAACTGGGTTTTCTATTCAAATAATAGACTTAACAGGTAAAACAGTTAAACAAACGAATTCATCTGCAAATTCAATTGAACTTTATGTTGGCGATTTGCCTGAAGGGATTTACACAGTTATTGTTATGGGTGAAAATGGTAAAGAAATTATTCAGTTTGTAAAAAATTAA
- the ssb gene encoding single-stranded DNA-binding protein, which yields MNNLRNKVQLIGRLGADPEVKSGAGYGKLAKFNLATDETYKNAKGEKVKETQWHSLIAWGKTAEIVEKYLTKGIEVVVEGKLLNRNYTDKNDVKRYVTEIVVSELVIVSPKK from the coding sequence ATGAACAACCTTAGAAACAAGGTGCAATTGATTGGCCGCTTAGGTGCCGATCCTGAAGTGAAATCCGGAGCAGGTTATGGTAAACTTGCAAAATTCAACCTCGCAACGGATGAGACTTACAAAAACGCTAAAGGCGAAAAAGTTAAAGAAACCCAATGGCATAGTCTCATAGCCTGGGGTAAAACCGCAGAAATTGTGGAAAAATACCTAACCAAAGGTATTGAAGTAGTGGTGGAAGGTAAACTGCTAAATCGCAATTACACCGACAAAAATGATGTGAAAAGGTATGTTACTGAAATTGTGGTGAGCGAACTGGTCATCGTGAGCCCGAAAAAGTAA
- a CDS encoding class I SAM-dependent methyltransferase: MIKKGIIGLFSNLGYEITKKASISNEAFNVDKEFRLIYDACAPFTMTSIERMFSLYNAVKYVAGNKIEGDFVECGVWKGGSSMLMAKTLNALNQPTRELYLYDTYEGMSEPTEKDVSINGRQVVENWENVKKDEKLFCYSSIDEVTRNINSTTYPESLIHFVKGKVEDTIPNVMPGKIALLRLDTDWFESTYHEMKYLYPKLEKGGVLIIDDYGHWQGAKEAIDKYFEEIGLIPLLNRIDYTGRIMVKL; the protein is encoded by the coding sequence ATGATAAAGAAGGGGATTATAGGTTTGTTTAGCAATTTGGGTTATGAAATAACAAAAAAGGCATCAATTTCAAATGAAGCATTTAATGTTGATAAAGAATTTCGACTTATTTATGACGCATGTGCTCCCTTTACTATGACATCTATTGAAAGAATGTTTTCACTTTATAATGCTGTTAAATATGTTGCTGGAAATAAAATTGAAGGCGACTTTGTAGAATGTGGTGTTTGGAAAGGAGGTAGTAGCATGCTAATGGCTAAAACGTTAAACGCCTTAAATCAACCAACTAGGGAATTGTATTTATATGATACCTATGAAGGGATGAGTGAACCTACAGAAAAGGACGTTTCTATTAATGGTCGCCAGGTAGTTGAAAATTGGGAGAATGTTAAGAAAGATGAAAAACTTTTTTGCTATTCATCGATTGATGAAGTTACACGTAATATAAATTCAACCACTTATCCAGAGTCGTTAATCCATTTTGTTAAAGGTAAAGTTGAAGATACTATACCAAATGTAATGCCGGGGAAAATCGCTTTATTAAGGCTAGACACAGATTGGTTTGAATCAACTTATCATGAAATGAAATATTTGTATCCTAAATTGGAAAAAGGTGGAGTTCTCATCATCGATGATTATGGACATTGGCAAGGTGCCAAGGAGGCGATAGATAAATATTTTGAAGAAATCGGTTTAATTCCGCTGCTTAATAGAATTGATTATACAGGAAGAATAATGGTAAAATTATAA
- a CDS encoding T9SS type A sorting domain-containing protein — protein MKKLILFSLFIASINQLIGQSNYIGSGISVQFSGATGNYINLGDVYNDLNFPVTVEAWVKPTGWTPGGYSPIIATDIIGVGGSYYGFWFRFNSAGQLIFEIGDGSGSGGSDRRGKVTTASVSLNKWTHVAVVATSVTDIKFYFNGVLQTANFTDGGASNTSILHTTYSANIGRQITPTTEHDFTGQIDEVRLWNVARTETQIRDYMCLKITTMPISLIGYWNFDESYVDATANDITTPAENGTTGGTVTKLSSGAPIGDARVYSYAADFTGVTLSLNSSGGDILKVNKIGNAPYGVHLYRVNFEPYSTSGLASIPNYYYGVFTADHATAAKYTITYLYSYDNGVVDSFNEVGSKIYKRLDGSVTMWTNLSALLDTGSNKLTKKNIATRDEFIFNYKANARFAENEPSGLGFKLKVNPNPTTSNIIVESVSQFEPIQIFDISGKLIKSYTANQIGEIIIIDVSGFTPGLYIVKQNNLDNTFSTEIIIQ, from the coding sequence ATGAAAAAACTTATTCTTTTTTCCCTGTTTATTGCAAGTATAAATCAATTAATTGGACAATCTAATTATATTGGATCAGGTATTTCAGTGCAATTCAGCGGTGCAACCGGAAATTACATAAATTTGGGTGATGTATATAATGATTTAAATTTCCCGGTAACAGTAGAGGCGTGGGTAAAACCAACAGGGTGGACTCCGGGCGGATATTCTCCAATTATTGCAACCGATATTATTGGCGTAGGTGGAAGTTATTATGGATTTTGGTTTCGTTTTAATTCCGCAGGGCAACTTATTTTTGAAATTGGTGATGGTTCGGGATCAGGTGGTTCAGACCGAAGAGGAAAGGTGACAACTGCATCTGTAAGTTTGAATAAATGGACACATGTGGCAGTTGTGGCAACCTCTGTAACGGATATAAAATTTTATTTTAATGGAGTTTTGCAAACTGCAAATTTCACTGATGGCGGTGCTTCAAATACTTCCATTTTACATACGACCTATTCTGCAAACATAGGCCGACAAATTACGCCTACTACTGAACATGATTTTACCGGACAAATAGATGAAGTTCGTTTATGGAATGTAGCCAGGACAGAAACTCAAATTCGTGATTACATGTGCTTGAAAATAACCACAATGCCAATTAGTTTAATTGGCTATTGGAATTTCGATGAATCATATGTTGATGCAACTGCAAATGATATAACGACACCTGCTGAAAATGGCACAACTGGAGGCACTGTTACAAAATTATCCTCAGGTGCACCCATTGGAGATGCCAGGGTATACAGTTATGCTGCTGATTTCACCGGGGTTACTCTTTCACTAAACTCTTCTGGTGGTGATATACTCAAAGTAAATAAAATCGGTAATGCACCATATGGCGTGCATCTATACAGAGTTAATTTTGAGCCATATTCAACATCGGGTTTGGCATCAATTCCTAATTATTATTATGGTGTATTTACTGCAGATCATGCCACAGCAGCGAAATACACTATAACTTATTTATATTCCTACGATAATGGAGTAGTTGATTCATTTAACGAGGTGGGATCAAAAATTTACAAAAGATTGGATGGGTCTGTAACAATGTGGACCAATCTTTCTGCACTGCTAGATACAGGTAGTAATAAATTAACTAAAAAGAATATTGCAACACGCGATGAATTTATTTTTAATTACAAAGCAAATGCAAGATTTGCAGAAAACGAGCCTTCAGGTTTAGGATTTAAGTTAAAAGTTAATCCAAATCCAACTACTTCTAATATTATTGTAGAATCAGTATCTCAATTTGAACCGATTCAAATTTTTGACATTAGTGGTAAGTTAATTAAATCGTATACTGCAAATCAAATTGGAGAAATAATAATAATTGATGTTTCCGGGTTTACGCCAGGTTTGTATATCGTTAAACAAAATAATTTAGACAACACTTTTTCAACAGAAATAATTATACAATGA
- a CDS encoding YifB family Mg chelatase-like AAA ATPase, with amino-acid sequence MQLVKTFASSVQGVNAFTVAIEVSVFTTGQAADMKHFMVGLPDNSIRESWHRIESAVKENSFTMPRTKIVVNLSPADVRKEGTHYDLPIAIGVLGSSMQMPAHHFHEYVILGELSLDGTIKPIKGALPIAIQAKKEGFKGIILPKQNAREAAIVSGIKIYGVENIYEVVRFLSDDIDLEETIVNTREEFFNQIGDSEIDFSDVKGQENIKRALEIAAAGGHNAILIGPPGAGKTMLAKRLPGILPPLSLYEALETTKIHSVAGKLPVGSALLYARPFRNPHHTVSDVALVGGGNNAQPGEISFAHNGVLFLDELPEFKRNVLEVLRQPMEERRVMISRARVSVEYPANFMLLAAMNPCPCGYYNHPEKECVCGPGVVQKYLNRISGPLLDRIDLHVEVVPVSVTEISQTADGEKSAFIRERVINARKIQEQRFEGSSIHSNAQMTSKQVKEICGITTAGQNLLNKAMDKLGLSARAYDRILKVSRTVADLAGSDDIKVEHLAEAIQYRSLDRDNWAN; translated from the coding sequence ATGCAATTAGTTAAAACATTTGCAAGCTCGGTGCAAGGCGTTAATGCCTTTACCGTTGCTATTGAAGTTAGTGTATTCACAACCGGCCAGGCCGCGGATATGAAACATTTTATGGTGGGTTTGCCCGATAACTCAATTCGTGAAAGTTGGCATCGCATTGAATCTGCAGTTAAAGAAAATAGTTTTACGATGCCGCGCACTAAAATTGTTGTTAATCTTTCACCGGCTGATGTCAGAAAAGAAGGGACACATTACGATTTGCCCATTGCAATCGGTGTACTTGGTTCTTCCATGCAAATGCCTGCTCACCATTTTCATGAATATGTGATTTTAGGTGAGTTATCGCTTGACGGAACAATTAAACCAATTAAAGGTGCACTGCCAATTGCAATCCAGGCAAAAAAAGAAGGCTTTAAAGGCATTATTCTCCCAAAACAAAATGCCCGGGAAGCTGCCATTGTTAGTGGTATTAAAATTTATGGCGTAGAAAATATTTATGAGGTAGTCCGTTTCTTAAGTGATGATATTGACCTGGAAGAAACAATAGTAAATACACGCGAAGAATTTTTTAATCAGATTGGCGATTCCGAAATTGATTTCAGTGATGTGAAAGGACAGGAAAATATTAAGCGCGCATTGGAAATTGCTGCTGCAGGTGGTCATAACGCAATATTAATCGGTCCTCCCGGAGCAGGAAAAACCATGCTCGCCAAAAGATTACCAGGTATACTTCCTCCATTGAGTTTGTATGAAGCTTTGGAAACTACGAAAATTCACAGTGTAGCAGGTAAACTCCCTGTTGGCTCTGCACTTTTGTACGCAAGACCATTCAGAAATCCGCATCATACAGTTAGTGATGTGGCTTTGGTGGGCGGTGGAAATAATGCCCAGCCCGGAGAAATTTCATTTGCACATAACGGCGTTTTGTTTTTAGATGAATTGCCAGAGTTTAAACGAAATGTGCTCGAAGTGTTACGGCAACCGATGGAAGAGCGGAGAGTTATGATTTCCAGGGCTAGAGTTTCAGTGGAATATCCCGCAAATTTCATGTTACTTGCTGCTATGAATCCATGCCCTTGTGGTTATTATAATCATCCGGAAAAAGAATGTGTTTGTGGTCCTGGCGTGGTGCAAAAATATCTGAATCGTATCTCAGGACCGCTGCTCGACAGGATTGATTTGCATGTAGAGGTTGTTCCGGTTAGTGTAACTGAAATTTCACAAACTGCTGATGGTGAAAAAAGTGCTTTCATTAGAGAACGTGTCATAAATGCGCGCAAAATACAAGAGCAGCGTTTTGAAGGAAGCAGTATTCACAGCAATGCGCAAATGACATCCAAACAGGTGAAAGAAATTTGTGGAATAACTACTGCAGGACAAAATTTATTGAATAAGGCAATGGATAAACTCGGTTTAAGCGCCAGAGCTTACGATAGAATTTTAAAGGTAAGCCGCACTGTTGCTGATTTAGCGGGTTCTGATGATATCAAAGTTGAACATCTTGCAGAAGCTATTCAATACCGCAGTCTCGACCGGGATAATTGGGCTAATTAG